One stretch of Pyxidicoccus trucidator DNA includes these proteins:
- a CDS encoding TlpA family protein disulfide reductase — MKVLLGLLAALGLAGVVYLGVMEAQRARLVPDGTTAPSMELQRHGGGTLKLEELKGQVVMLDFWATWCPPCREEMPALVKLAKEYEPQGLVFVAASRDDGPRASRLVDAFVKRHLPDLQPYVVYASDDVARAFQVTALPTLYFLDRDGKVMDAQRGALSEDALRRRIERALKQQ; from the coding sequence ATGAAGGTCCTGCTGGGGCTGCTGGCGGCCCTGGGGCTGGCGGGCGTGGTGTACCTCGGGGTGATGGAGGCGCAGCGCGCGCGGCTGGTGCCGGACGGGACGACCGCGCCGTCCATGGAGCTGCAGCGCCACGGGGGCGGGACGCTCAAGCTGGAGGAGCTCAAGGGCCAGGTGGTGATGCTGGACTTCTGGGCCACGTGGTGCCCGCCGTGCCGCGAGGAGATGCCGGCGCTGGTGAAGCTGGCCAAGGAGTACGAGCCCCAGGGGCTGGTCTTCGTGGCGGCCAGCCGTGATGACGGCCCCCGCGCGTCCCGACTGGTGGACGCCTTCGTGAAGCGCCACCTGCCGGACCTCCAGCCCTACGTGGTGTACGCGAGCGACGACGTGGCCCGGGCCTTCCAGGTGACGGCGCTGCCCACGCTCTACTTCCTGGACCGCGACGGCAAGGTGATGGACGCGCAGCGCGGCGCCCTGTCCGAGGACGCCCTGCGCCGCCGGATTGAGCGGGCGCTGAAGCAGCAGTAG
- a CDS encoding OmpA family protein — MRGSAPRLAALGLLLATVAARAEHDPFSRGFDAVPLKPTAAQHSGIALEGAASGEPVGSFRGALLFDFNWRILSLKLGDEKVGDLLPYRLDAHLLFAYQVHERLELAVDLPVTLLQGDNFNLLSDALDAPDFPGAAGVSSTTLGDIRLLPRVHLLDREKFPVGVSLVAEVRLPTGSASSFTGERGVLWAPRVAVEQRFTFLPIPLRVLGNVGVRLRPHAQYLNLLVDDELTLGAGAIAELPNLGRFTDVEGLAEMHLATPLVRPFNFDQADSLKSPWEVLVGARAKVWGNWGLELNVGRGINLSSGYGREALRVMFALRYDETFLDSDGDGVPDIRDRCPTEAEDKDGFQDNDGCMDPDNDGDGIVDGEDGCVMEKGTKERKGCPERDTDGDGIMDEFDKCPDKPGPKDYDGCPDTDGDEVPDIEDDCPEQFGPPENNGCPFDSPPYVFVESDRIRIKGNVLFETGSAVIQKRSYPLLDEVATVLRKNPTLGPVRIEGHTDNRGSRALNMGLSDKRARSVLEYLVSKSIDRKRLSSEGFGFDRPISTNDTALGRAKNRRVDFRLIRSEVETAPKETVVPAGQQPPPGKAPAGAAPTPEKSNKP, encoded by the coding sequence ATGCGCGGTTCAGCCCCCCGACTCGCGGCCCTGGGTTTGTTGCTGGCAACGGTAGCGGCCCGCGCGGAACACGACCCATTCTCCCGTGGCTTCGACGCCGTCCCGTTGAAGCCCACCGCGGCGCAGCACAGCGGCATCGCGCTGGAAGGCGCAGCCTCTGGAGAGCCCGTCGGCAGCTTCCGGGGCGCGCTCCTCTTCGACTTCAACTGGCGCATCCTCTCGCTGAAGCTGGGCGACGAGAAGGTGGGGGACCTGCTGCCCTACCGGCTCGACGCGCACCTGCTCTTCGCGTACCAGGTGCACGAGCGGCTGGAGCTGGCGGTGGACCTGCCCGTCACGCTGCTGCAGGGCGACAACTTCAACCTGCTGAGCGACGCGCTGGACGCCCCGGACTTCCCCGGCGCGGCGGGCGTCAGCAGCACCACGCTGGGTGACATCCGCCTGCTGCCGCGCGTCCACCTGCTGGACCGCGAGAAGTTCCCCGTGGGCGTGTCCCTCGTCGCCGAGGTGCGGCTGCCCACTGGCAGCGCGTCCAGCTTCACAGGCGAGCGCGGCGTGCTCTGGGCCCCGCGCGTGGCGGTGGAGCAGCGCTTCACCTTCCTGCCCATTCCATTGCGCGTGCTGGGCAACGTGGGCGTCCGCCTGCGGCCGCATGCGCAGTACCTCAACCTGCTCGTGGACGACGAGCTGACGCTGGGCGCCGGCGCTATCGCGGAGCTGCCCAACCTGGGCCGCTTCACGGACGTGGAGGGCCTGGCGGAGATGCACCTGGCCACGCCGCTGGTGCGGCCCTTCAACTTCGACCAGGCGGACTCACTCAAGTCGCCGTGGGAGGTGCTGGTGGGCGCCCGCGCGAAGGTGTGGGGCAACTGGGGCCTGGAGCTGAACGTGGGCCGCGGCATCAACCTGTCCAGCGGCTACGGGCGCGAGGCGCTGCGGGTGATGTTCGCGCTGCGCTACGACGAGACGTTCCTCGACTCGGACGGCGACGGCGTGCCCGACATCCGGGACCGCTGCCCCACGGAGGCCGAGGACAAGGACGGCTTCCAGGACAACGACGGCTGCATGGACCCGGACAACGACGGGGACGGCATCGTCGACGGCGAAGACGGCTGCGTCATGGAGAAGGGCACCAAGGAGCGCAAGGGCTGCCCGGAGCGCGACACCGACGGCGACGGCATCATGGACGAGTTCGACAAGTGCCCGGACAAGCCCGGCCCGAAGGACTACGACGGCTGCCCGGACACCGACGGCGACGAGGTCCCCGACATCGAGGACGACTGCCCCGAGCAGTTCGGACCGCCGGAGAACAACGGCTGCCCGTTCGACTCGCCGCCCTACGTCTTCGTGGAGTCGGACCGCATCCGCATCAAGGGCAACGTGCTCTTCGAGACGGGCTCCGCCGTCATCCAGAAGCGCTCCTATCCGCTGCTGGACGAGGTCGCCACGGTGCTGCGGAAGAACCCCACGCTGGGGCCGGTGCGCATCGAAGGCCACACCGACAACCGCGGCTCGCGGGCCCTCAACATGGGCCTGTCCGACAAGCGCGCTCGCTCCGTGCTGGAGTACCTCGTGAGCAAGAGCATCGACCGCAAGCGCCTCAGCTCCGAGGGCTTCGGCTTCGACCGGCCCATCTCCACGAATGACACCGCGCTGGGACGCGCGAAGAACCGCCGCGTCGACTTCCGCCTCATCCGCTCCGAGGTGGAGACCGCGCCGAAGGAGACCGTCGTCCCCGCCGGGCAGCAGCCGCCCCCGGGGAAGGCCCCCGCCGGGGCGGCTCCGACTCCGGAGAAGAGCAACAAGCCGTAG
- a CDS encoding insulinase family protein, with protein sequence MKTRALVSLAALLGLAGCATTQTPPVDSDAPPPAVPSSAALEQQPPAPPQPPARPEAVPATPLRQPKPMELVVQARPDTPIVAFRLVFHAGSVDDPKGKEGLTDLTATLMSQGGTQKLTSAQLLEALYPMAAQLGAYTDKEFTTFSGRVHKDFLPRFLELLTDVVLNPRLDAAELERLRANAISDVENGLRSANDEALGKVALDALLYQGHPYAHYVGGTVQGLKAITLDDVKAHARRVFTQDRLVIGLAGPVDDALKQALTSRLSALPAQGAPRVELPPVPTTAGRAVIIQKSTLSTAVSMGYVTPVRRGHPDFFPLALAFSHLGEHRQFLGVLFNELREKRGLNYGNYAYAENFIEDPGSTYNRTNIARTQQLHTVWIRPVVPANGVFATRGAVYFLDQLVKEGIPQERFELMRGYLQGYSRLWEQTDQRRLGYAIDSLFYGTPNFLEQYREALKTMTPQSVHEALRRHVHPEALNFAFVTQDAEGLAQALRSGQPSPITYASPKEDALLKQDESISTFKLPVRPDAIQVVPVQTVMEK encoded by the coding sequence ATGAAGACCCGTGCTCTCGTTTCGCTCGCCGCCCTGCTGGGACTCGCCGGCTGCGCCACCACCCAGACGCCGCCCGTGGACTCCGACGCGCCGCCCCCGGCCGTGCCGTCCTCCGCCGCGCTGGAGCAGCAGCCGCCCGCACCGCCGCAGCCACCCGCGCGCCCGGAGGCCGTGCCCGCCACGCCCCTGCGCCAGCCCAAGCCCATGGAGCTGGTCGTCCAGGCCCGCCCGGACACACCCATCGTCGCCTTCCGGCTCGTCTTCCACGCCGGCTCGGTGGATGACCCGAAGGGCAAGGAGGGCCTCACCGACCTCACCGCCACGCTGATGTCCCAGGGCGGCACGCAGAAGCTCACCTCCGCCCAGCTGCTGGAAGCCCTCTACCCCATGGCCGCGCAGCTGGGGGCGTACACGGACAAGGAGTTCACGACCTTCTCCGGCCGCGTCCACAAGGACTTCCTCCCGCGCTTCCTGGAGCTCCTCACCGACGTCGTCCTCAACCCGCGCCTGGACGCCGCCGAGCTGGAGCGCCTGCGCGCCAACGCCATCAGCGACGTGGAGAACGGCCTGCGCAGCGCCAACGACGAGGCGCTGGGCAAGGTGGCGCTGGACGCGCTACTCTACCAGGGCCACCCCTACGCGCACTACGTCGGCGGCACCGTGCAGGGGCTGAAGGCCATTACCCTGGACGACGTGAAGGCCCATGCCCGCCGAGTCTTCACGCAGGACCGGCTCGTCATCGGCCTGGCCGGCCCGGTGGACGACGCGCTGAAGCAGGCCCTCACCTCGCGCCTGTCCGCGCTGCCTGCCCAGGGCGCCCCTCGCGTGGAGTTGCCGCCGGTGCCCACCACCGCCGGCCGCGCCGTCATCATCCAGAAGTCCACCCTCTCCACCGCCGTCAGCATGGGCTACGTCACGCCGGTGCGCCGCGGGCACCCGGACTTCTTCCCGCTGGCGCTGGCCTTCTCGCACCTGGGCGAGCACCGCCAGTTCCTGGGCGTGCTCTTCAACGAGCTGCGGGAGAAGCGCGGCCTCAACTACGGCAACTACGCCTACGCCGAGAACTTCATCGAGGACCCGGGCTCCACGTACAACCGCACCAACATCGCCCGCACCCAGCAGCTCCACACCGTGTGGATCCGCCCCGTGGTGCCGGCCAACGGTGTGTTCGCCACGCGCGGCGCGGTCTACTTCCTGGACCAGCTGGTGAAGGAGGGCATCCCCCAGGAACGCTTCGAGCTGATGCGCGGCTACCTCCAGGGATACTCGCGCCTGTGGGAGCAGACGGACCAGCGGCGCCTGGGCTACGCCATCGACTCGCTCTTCTACGGGACGCCGAACTTCCTGGAGCAGTACCGCGAGGCGCTCAAGACGATGACGCCCCAGTCCGTCCACGAGGCGCTGCGCCGCCACGTCCACCCGGAGGCCCTCAACTTCGCCTTCGTCACCCAGGACGCGGAAGGGCTCGCCCAGGCGCTGCGCTCCGGCCAGCCCTCGCCCATCACCTACGCCTCACCCAAGGAGGACGCGCTGCTGAAGCAGGATGAGAGCATCTCCACCTTCAAGCTCCCCGTGCGCCCCGACGCCATCCAGGTCGTCCCCGTGCAGACGGTGATGGAGAAATAA
- a CDS encoding CFI-box-CTERM domain-containing protein, translating into MSAGLQPEELFQSARERAAQLDVGRGDAAVERVRAAASALFARLPEPPVYRRAEDPSRKAAQALLPELEKVLAEALAAGRNPASAPALEKLVAALLAHGEALCHTADGRLEAAETAWRRAQELERAAHPTRHLVTAPSRPPPVFDKQTRGSRYDPRPAPNATVKLVCPNTGCKRVNDFTFLTSHPYNRFVCPVCQTPFLGYFGELRALEVEVRRSSKRYFFTVDEVGPAGTTRIEFEEASGQEFPAARRDLLAFLYTEARELKAVVNLTNQRLMWVSPASSCFVATVAFGEGAPELVAFRAYRDDVLRKSALGRGFIRGYYRWGPGVAGWVSRRPVARSGVRWVLRRVHGRLTRSGLE; encoded by the coding sequence ATGTCCGCGGGCTTGCAACCCGAAGAGCTCTTCCAATCAGCCCGTGAGCGGGCGGCGCAGCTGGATGTGGGACGTGGAGACGCGGCGGTGGAGCGCGTCCGGGCGGCGGCGTCCGCGTTGTTCGCGCGCCTGCCCGAGCCGCCCGTGTACCGCCGCGCCGAGGACCCCTCGCGCAAGGCGGCGCAGGCGCTGCTGCCAGAGCTGGAGAAGGTGCTGGCGGAGGCCCTGGCCGCCGGACGGAATCCCGCCTCGGCGCCAGCGCTGGAGAAGCTGGTGGCGGCGCTGCTGGCCCATGGCGAGGCGCTGTGCCACACGGCGGACGGCCGGCTGGAGGCGGCCGAGACGGCCTGGCGGCGCGCGCAGGAACTGGAGCGGGCGGCGCACCCCACGCGGCACCTGGTGACGGCGCCCTCGCGTCCGCCGCCGGTGTTCGACAAGCAGACGCGGGGCTCGCGCTATGACCCGCGGCCCGCGCCCAACGCGACGGTGAAGCTGGTGTGCCCCAACACCGGCTGCAAGCGGGTGAACGACTTCACCTTCCTCACGAGCCACCCCTACAACCGCTTCGTCTGCCCGGTGTGCCAGACGCCCTTCCTGGGCTACTTCGGCGAGCTGCGCGCGCTGGAGGTGGAGGTCCGCCGCAGCTCCAAGCGCTACTTCTTCACGGTGGACGAGGTGGGCCCCGCGGGCACCACGCGCATCGAGTTCGAGGAGGCGAGCGGCCAGGAGTTCCCCGCCGCCCGGCGTGACTTGCTGGCCTTCCTCTACACGGAGGCGCGAGAGCTGAAGGCGGTGGTGAACCTCACCAACCAGCGGCTCATGTGGGTGAGCCCGGCGTCCTCGTGCTTCGTGGCGACGGTGGCCTTTGGCGAGGGCGCGCCGGAGCTGGTCGCCTTCCGTGCGTACCGTGACGACGTGCTGCGGAAGAGCGCGCTCGGCCGGGGATTCATCCGGGGCTACTACCGCTGGGGCCCCGGAGTGGCGGGCTGGGTGTCTCGGCGCCCGGTGGCCCGGAGCGGGGTGCGGTGGGTGCTGCGGCGGGTGCATGGCCGCCTGACGAGGAGTGGACTCGAGTGA